In Bacillus marinisedimentorum, the genomic window CGCTGTTATCGCAGCGCCGTCCTTAGCATCTTCGTGGAAAAGCTCTTTAATCCTTTTAACCGCCTTCTTCTCGGTGCGGATTTTTTCATATGGCACAATTTTCGTATCTTCAAACACAAGGACCGGTTTCACCTGCAGCAGGCTGCCGACGAATGCCTGGGTCCCGGAAAGCCGGCCGCCGCGCTGAAGATGCTGAAGATTATCCACCATAAAATAAGCGCGGACCGATTTTTTCATTTCGTCCAACCGCACAATAATTTCCTGCGGGTCCACCCCTTTGAGTGTAAGTCGGGCAGCCTCACGGACATAAAACCCCTGCACTTCGCAGCTGATTTCCGAATCATAAGCGTACACTTCAGCTCCTTCAACCATCGTGCCGGCAGACAGCGCCGTCTGATATGTGCCGCTGATGCCGCTCGATAAGTGAATGGAAATGATGGCGTCATAGTCCTTTGCAAGCTTCTCAAACAGATCGACAAACTGGCCGATCGCCGGCTGCGATGTTTTCGGAAGTTCTTCAGAATGCTTGATTTTATCGTAAAAATCCCCGGTCTTCATTTCCACTTCTTCCTGGTACGATTCATTGCCGAAAATGACATTCAGCGGAATCATATGAATATTAAGCTCTTTCCGGACCTCTTCCGGCAAATAAGCCGTACTGTCCGTTACAACCGCTGTTTTCATTCCATAACCTGCCTTCGTCCTGTTATTTATCACTTCATGATATAGATGATTGCAAAGAAAGATTTATATACCAATATTGTACCGAAGTTCCAATGATTGTACTAGTAGGTTATTCTGTTGCCTGGCAATTGCGAGGCAATTGCCAGGCAACTATTTCCCGCATTATTTCCCGGCCGCACAAAAAAGACGCAGCGGAATCCATCTGCGCCTTCCCTTATTATTCGATTACTTCACCAGCCGCTTCGCCCCAAGGTACCGGGGCTGCCAGTAGCTATTCGACAGGTTTGATATCGTGACGCCGGTTGATGTGCCGGCGTGGATGAAGTTACCGTTGCCAAGGTAGATGCCCATATGTGACGGGCCTTTTTTGTATGTTTCGAAATAGACAAAGTCACCGACTTGCGGTTTCGGGACAGGTGTCATCCGGTCCCAATAAGAAGCAGTGCTCAGCCTTGGCATGCTGTATTGCTTGTTGATGACGTATGCGATGAAACCGCTGCAGTCAAAGCCTTCTGGCGTGTTGCCGGCCCACAGGTAAGGTACGCCGATATGTTTCTTGGCGTCTGAGACAAGCGAAACAGGATTCAATATAGCTGCCGTGCTGCCAGCAGCAGGAGTCCTATTCTCTGTATCCTTTAATGATGTGCCTAATTTCAGTTTCTGGCCGGCATATATGTGATTGCTCTTCAAATCGTTAAGCTCCTTCAGCTTTGTCACTGAAATGCCAGCCGCTGACGCAATCTCCCAGATCGTATCGCCTGGCTTCACAACATAAACTCCTTCTTCAACGCTACTTGATTCTTCTTTTGAGGGTTGGGGCTGAGGTGCTGGTTCTGTCTGTCCGCCATGAACAAGCAGTTTTTGCCCTGGATAAATGGTAGCAGATGTAAGATGATTCAGCGATATAAGTTCATAATAGGACATGCCAAACCTGGCGCCGATTCGATATAAGCTGTCTCCGCTTACTACGATATATGTACCCGTCTTTACAGGTGCTGCCGGTTCATGTTTTACCGGTGACGGAGTTGGTTTTGCAGCAGGCTCAGGATCAGGTTTCACAGCCGGTTTCTCTGTTCCCCCGCTTTCAGCACCGCCCTTTATAGTAAGCTTCTGGCCCGGATAAATCGTTGTCGACGACAAGTTGTTCCATTTCATGATATCCCGATAGGAAACACCGAATTTCGCTCCAATTTTCGAAAGGCTATCACCGCTTTTTACGATGTATGTACTGCTTGCGGCTGGCTCCTCGGCAGGCTTGGCATTTTCAGATGCATTCGAACCTGAAGGTTGTGACCCATCAACAGGAGCTTTGCCTGGTGCAGTTCCCTCAATTTTCAGTGTCTGGCCCGGATAAATCACAGTGGACGTCAAGCCATTCCATTTCATAATATCTTGATATGCAACACCGAATTTTACCCCGATTTTCGAAAGGGTGTCCCCTCTTGCAACTGTATAACTTGACATATTCTGCATGACAGCCGCCTGAACAGAAGAATCATTTTCTGTCGTTTTCAACTGCCCTGTTTTATCGGGGATTTCCAGCTTTTGTCCCGCGTAAATCGTATCAGACACCAACCCGTTGACCAGCCTGATCTCATAAACACTTACCCGGTACCGCTGCGACATCTCCCACAGCGTTTCACCGGATTTCACCTCATGTGATGCCGCTTCTGCTTGTCCTGCCGAACCATGGAACAGCGCCAAACCGAGCAGCGCTCCGCCGCTCGCCGTCAACAACTTCTTCTTCATTTCCGCCCCTCCCAATCTGGCATTCTTACTTCTAACTTTATCCAAGCCGGTAAAATCTGTCTATACCTTTTTTCTTATTTTTGTGAAAATTAGAGTCTTTAGTCCCTTGTTGTCACTTTATAGTAATTCTATTTTTTATATCGGTTAATGTCGATGCACTTGTATCAAACTTCTGTATCGTTTTTTGATTTTCCTGTAGGCTTTACTGCAGCACGGTGTACCAAAACCACTCTCCCACCGCGCAAATCATATGGTCCTACATAATAATGGTAAGCAGGAGTATAAAAAGCTAGCTGAGAAACGGTTTCCTTTTTGCAGTGTCCAGGCAATTTCCTTCGATTTGCATTTGACTCAATCACATTTCTACTTCTGCCGCACTACACCAACATCAGCAAACCACTTTGCAAAACGAAAAAAGAGCCCGTCTCCGGACTCTTCTTATTACCATTTTTGCTCAACTATGAAACTTGCACCCAGCCATTCTTAATCGCCATAACAACTGCCTGGGTCCGGTCATTCACATTCAGCTTCTGTAAAATATTGCTCACATGGTTTTTAACCGTTTTTTCACTGATATAAAGCATCTCGCCAATTGAACGGTTGCTTTTCCCATCAGCCAGTAACTGCAGTACTTCGCATTCCCTGCGGGTCAGCAAATGCAGCGGCTTCCGGTATTCGACTTCCGCAAAACGGTTGCTGCCGCGTTTCTGGTTTTCCTCTGCCAGCCTGCGGTAATCCTTGACAAGATTATGTGTGATCTTCGGATGCAGGTAAGACCCGCCTGCAGCCACCACTTTGACGGCTTCAACAAGTGCATCAGCATCCATTTCCTTCAATAAATACCCTTGCGCCCCCGATTGGAGAGCGTGGTTCACATACGCTTCGTCATCATGGATAGAAAGGATGATAACCTTTGTATCCGGGTACGTATCCATCAATTGCCGCGTAGCTTCAACACCGTTTATATTCGGCATGTTGATATCCATCAGGACTACATCAGGCTGATAGTTTTCAAATAAAACAACTGCTTCAGTACCATCATCCCCCTCTGCAACAACAGTAAAAGTTTCTTCATAATCCAAAATCCGCTTTACTCCTTCACGGAATAATTGATGATCATCAATGATTACAATTCGTGTTGTCATCCTAAATACTCCCCCTCTGCGATAAGTTGTTGTATCTTGGCCGGCTTAACTTACTGCATCTCCTGGTCCGTTTAATGTGTGTCGAAAATACTATGGGCTCTTATAAAACACAGAGAAATAGCCAGCAGAGCGTTCTTTCCTTCAAATCATATTACAGGTCTTATTCCCCAAATCGTTTCCCCTGGAACCCCGTCTTTACAAAAAAGTCTAAAAATAGAAAACGGCCATTGAGCCATCAAACAACGGCACGAATCCCGATTACCAATTAATTGAAGTGAATCAAAGTGTACGGTGTCATCAAAGAGTTTGCGATTGCGAACAAGAATCCTTCCGGAAGTACCAAAAATAATGCTTTCGGCACAGAAACCGCCTTTTAGATGGACGCAATAATATGTAAAAACTGAAAAAGCAAGAAGCGTTCTCCCTTTTTCAGCAAGCAGCAATGCCGCTGCTTATCTAAATGACACTTTCCACTTCAGACTTCAGCGGCACCTGGATCGTAACGACAGTCCCTGCTCCTTCTTTTGAATCAATGGCCATCTGTCCATCCAGCATATCAATCCGCTCTTCCATGCCCATCAAGCCAAACGATTTGCCCTTTGCCTCTTCAAGGTTGAATCCTTTACCATCATCTCTGATGACTACATTAGCATTCTTTCTGCCGATTTCAAGTTTCACCTGGATTTCTTTTGGCCGGGCATGCTTTATGGCATTTTGGACAGCTTCCTGTATCAAGCGGAAAAGCGCAACTTCATATTTGGAGGCAATGCGCGCTTCTAAACCGAAACTCCGAAAATGGATTGCGATTTTATTGTATTCTTCCATGCTGCTTAAATACTTCTTCAATGTTGGGATAAGTCCAAGATCATCAAGCGCCATCGGTCTCAAATCGTAAATGATCCGGCGTACCTCATACAGTGCGCTTCGCACCATCTCCCGCAAATCGCGG contains:
- a CDS encoding DegV family protein, whose amino-acid sequence is MKTAVVTDSTAYLPEEVRKELNIHMIPLNVIFGNESYQEEVEMKTGDFYDKIKHSEELPKTSQPAIGQFVDLFEKLAKDYDAIISIHLSSGISGTYQTALSAGTMVEGAEVYAYDSEISCEVQGFYVREAARLTLKGVDPQEIIVRLDEMKKSVRAYFMVDNLQHLQRGGRLSGTQAFVGSLLQVKPVLVFEDTKIVPYEKIRTEKKAVKRIKELFHEDAKDGAAITATAIHANRPEKAEALKKDLEKQYPNVEVNVSYFGPVIGTHLGEGSLGLGWYKK
- a CDS encoding LysM peptidoglycan-binding domain-containing protein translates to MKKKLLTASGGALLGLALFHGSAGQAEAASHEVKSGETLWEMSQRYRVSVYEIRLVNGLVSDTIYAGQKLEIPDKTGQLKTTENDSSVQAAVMQNMSSYTVARGDTLSKIGVKFGVAYQDIMKWNGLTSTVIYPGQTLKIEGTAPGKAPVDGSQPSGSNASENAKPAEEPAASSTYIVKSGDSLSKIGAKFGVSYRDIMKWNNLSSTTIYPGQKLTIKGGAESGGTEKPAVKPDPEPAAKPTPSPVKHEPAAPVKTGTYIVVSGDSLYRIGARFGMSYYELISLNHLTSATIYPGQKLLVHGGQTEPAPQPQPSKEESSSVEEGVYVVKPGDTIWEIASAAGISVTKLKELNDLKSNHIYAGQKLKLGTSLKDTENRTPAAGSTAAILNPVSLVSDAKKHIGVPYLWAGNTPEGFDCSGFIAYVINKQYSMPRLSTASYWDRMTPVPKPQVGDFVYFETYKKGPSHMGIYLGNGNFIHAGTSTGVTISNLSNSYWQPRYLGAKRLVK
- a CDS encoding response regulator; the protein is MTTRIVIIDDHQLFREGVKRILDYEETFTVVAEGDDGTEAVVLFENYQPDVVLMDINMPNINGVEATRQLMDTYPDTKVIILSIHDDEAYVNHALQSGAQGYLLKEMDADALVEAVKVVAAGGSYLHPKITHNLVKDYRRLAEENQKRGSNRFAEVEYRKPLHLLTRRECEVLQLLADGKSNRSIGEMLYISEKTVKNHVSNILQKLNVNDRTQAVVMAIKNGWVQVS